From the Candidatus Pelagibacter sp. IMCC9063 genome, the window AAATCCCATCTATATCAGAAGTGTAAATACTGTCTTCACTCTTCAATCGAAAATTTTTAGGCAAATATTGAATATTAAATTTGCTCTTAGAGCTGGGATCTCCTGAAAAAATAGCTTGGGTTGATAACTCTCCTATTGTAACAGGTATGTTGCTATTTATATCATTCAATAGCTTTACTCTGGATGACTTATAATTTACTTCCTCTAACTGTCCTATCAAATTATTGTTTTTTACCACTGGATTTCCAATTTTCATTCCATCTCCTGCCCCTTTATTAATAGTCAATGAGCTTGACGTGATTGTATTTACTCTTAAAATAACTTTTGCTGGAATGGTTTCATTTTGGTAAATTTTCTCTTCTTCAATAAATCTTTGAGTTTTTTGATTCTTTTGTCTTAAGAATTTATTATCTGCAATTAGTTTTTGTCTTTCTTCTTGTAAAATACGTATTTGTTCATTTTCTTTGTTAAGTGTAACAATGTGCATAACATAGCCAGGTACATTTAAAACTTCCTTGATTGGCCAGGTAATGATGTAACTGGAGTGGGCAA encodes:
- the mreC gene encoding rod shape-determining protein MreC encodes the protein MNAKNSWFDQSNLRFFLLFSAACSFIYLDNFNQKYFKNIKAVINDAVAHSSYIITWPIKEVLNVPGYVMHIVTLNKENEQIRILQEERQKLIADNKFLRQKNQKTQRFIEEEKIYQNETIPAKVILRVNTITSSSLTINKGAGDGMKIGNPVVKNNNLIGQLEEVNYKSSRVKLLNDINSNIPVTIGELSTQAIFSGDPSSKSKFNIQYLPKNFRLKSEDSIYTSDIDGILKKGILVGTVSNVKYDESTKKQSYSINFNYKLHQTDYVSVFIN